A portion of the Deinococcus peraridilitoris DSM 19664 genome contains these proteins:
- a CDS encoding rhomboid family intramembrane serine protease — protein sequence MLRSARRPSTFLPAMQAALLLMAVLWGQEIADQLLFGERLDNLGIVPRTTEGLRGLIFAPFLHVGFAHLMANSLPCAVMGFLIALRSVARLVLVTLAVSLLGGLGVWLTAPAYTVHLGASLLVFGYLGYLLGNGVYERHFRNVLVALLVLVLYGSALWGVLPLTPGVSWQSHLFGFLAGVLAARSLARRGARR from the coding sequence ATGCTCCGCTCCGCTCGTCGGCCCTCCACGTTCCTGCCTGCCATGCAGGCAGCATTGCTGCTGATGGCGGTCCTGTGGGGGCAGGAAATCGCAGACCAGCTTTTGTTCGGTGAGCGCCTCGACAACCTGGGCATCGTACCCCGCACGACCGAAGGACTGAGAGGCCTGATCTTCGCGCCCTTCCTGCACGTGGGTTTTGCTCACCTGATGGCCAATTCGCTGCCGTGCGCGGTGATGGGCTTTTTGATCGCGCTGCGTTCGGTGGCCCGTCTGGTGCTGGTAACGCTCGCCGTGTCCCTGCTGGGAGGCCTGGGCGTCTGGCTGACCGCACCTGCCTACACCGTCCACCTGGGCGCCAGCCTGCTGGTCTTCGGTTATCTGGGCTACCTGCTGGGCAACGGCGTGTACGAACGCCATTTCCGCAACGTGCTGGTCGCGCTGCTGGTGCTGGTGCTCTATGGAAGCGCACTGTGGGGCGTGCTGCCGCTCACGCCCGGAGTATCGTGGCAGTCGCACCTGTTCGGTTTCCTGGCGGGTGTGCTTGCCGCCCGTTCGCTTGCCCGCCGCGGCGCGCGCCGCTGA
- a CDS encoding M16 family metallopeptidase: MKRSLMVTLLTCLLCEAGAQSLNSTQGVTRTVLENGLTVLTKEVTSAPVVTVQIYYKIGSRNEAPGVNGIAHQLEHMLFKGTQTRPVQFGRLFNALGAQSNAFTSYDQTGYYNTVEREKAFALLELEADRMKNAVINAGQLDSEKRVVLSEIEGNENSAAYRLSRAVQSAAFPKSPYGLTVGGTRRDIESFDAEKVSAYYQKYYSPEYATLVIVGDFKTAEMLQQVRAKFGPLGKAGTAPVNISEPLVPGSSEATLGNAPARAPIVLREPGATPIMNAVYPLPDINHPDVPALKVMDFVLLSGRTSRLYRSMFQSGLAAGGGTSPNHFLRGGWFSVSFTPTPGKTTQQLDAAYLSTIRELRDRGVSAEELTRAKTLIRAYEVLGNRSITAQAQQLGYDATTANDYQYTDKFLEAITKVTAADVQRVAQRYLQDNARTVGFFEPSQVTGQPEQGAGSTTTTQTNESYSAGPAVDPAELARYLPKFEAPTSPQVNLPQEIKLPNGVQLFLLRDTSTPTVTLSGAVRAGREFDTSAKAGLADLVAANLLSGTRSRSADQLGNLLDDNGVSLGASASRYQVSLNGASTSTTLPVLIDALTDVLQNAIFPADEFQLSRERTLQGIRVREDNPSSVAQRVFQQTLYPEGNPFHPFSSTESVGQLTRTDLEAFYKTHYRPDNTIISIVGDFDPARVRALLTEKLGNWQASGPVPSVTYPAARKPQGVVRQNPALPGKTQAVTFLGYPSIDRKDPNYYSSLILNQVLGGDTLSSRLGSEIRDRLGLTYGVQSAFQASVQPGPFTVVLQTNPADANRAVDATLALIRDVRERGLSVSEVETAKKSILSSYAIALADPGNLAGTFTGNAILGLPQRELRDFQAKISAITPQNVNAAARVLLDPQNILIVTAGPPQNR; the protein is encoded by the coding sequence ATGAAACGGTCCCTGATGGTCACACTCCTGACATGCCTGCTCTGCGAAGCCGGAGCCCAGAGCCTGAACAGCACTCAGGGCGTCACGCGCACCGTGCTGGAAAACGGCCTGACCGTACTCACCAAAGAGGTCACCAGTGCACCGGTGGTCACCGTGCAGATCTACTACAAGATCGGTTCACGCAACGAAGCGCCCGGAGTCAACGGAATTGCGCACCAGCTGGAACACATGCTCTTCAAAGGCACCCAGACGCGCCCGGTACAGTTCGGACGGCTGTTCAACGCTCTGGGCGCGCAGTCCAACGCCTTTACCAGCTACGACCAGACCGGGTACTACAACACGGTCGAGCGGGAAAAAGCCTTCGCCCTGCTCGAATTGGAAGCCGACCGCATGAAAAACGCGGTCATCAACGCCGGGCAGCTCGACAGCGAAAAACGCGTGGTCCTCTCTGAAATCGAGGGCAACGAGAACAGTGCCGCTTACCGCCTGAGCCGCGCCGTACAGTCCGCGGCCTTTCCAAAGTCGCCTTACGGCCTGACGGTGGGGGGCACCAGACGGGATATCGAAAGCTTCGACGCCGAAAAAGTCAGCGCTTACTACCAGAAGTACTACTCACCCGAGTACGCCACCCTGGTGATCGTCGGCGACTTCAAGACGGCCGAGATGCTGCAGCAGGTCCGCGCGAAGTTCGGACCGCTGGGCAAAGCCGGCACCGCACCCGTGAACATTTCGGAGCCTCTGGTCCCGGGCAGCAGCGAAGCAACGCTGGGCAACGCGCCTGCCCGCGCCCCGATCGTACTGCGCGAACCGGGCGCCACACCCATCATGAACGCGGTGTATCCGTTGCCGGACATCAATCACCCGGACGTTCCCGCCCTGAAGGTGATGGACTTCGTGCTGCTGTCAGGCCGTACCTCACGCCTGTATCGTTCGATGTTCCAGTCAGGTCTCGCGGCAGGCGGTGGCACGTCGCCGAACCATTTTCTGCGGGGTGGCTGGTTTTCGGTCAGCTTCACGCCCACGCCCGGCAAGACCACCCAGCAGCTCGACGCGGCGTACCTCTCGACCATCAGGGAGTTGCGAGACCGGGGCGTCAGCGCCGAGGAACTGACACGCGCCAAAACCCTCATTCGGGCCTACGAGGTGCTGGGCAACCGCTCGATCACCGCACAGGCGCAGCAGCTCGGTTACGACGCCACGACCGCCAACGACTACCAGTACACCGATAAATTTCTGGAGGCCATCACCAAAGTCACCGCCGCCGACGTGCAGCGGGTCGCGCAGCGTTACCTGCAGGACAACGCGCGGACCGTGGGATTTTTCGAACCGAGTCAGGTGACCGGACAGCCGGAGCAGGGAGCGGGCAGCACCACCACCACGCAGACGAACGAAAGTTACAGCGCCGGACCGGCAGTCGACCCCGCCGAACTCGCGCGCTATCTGCCGAAGTTCGAGGCCCCCACCAGCCCGCAGGTGAATTTGCCCCAGGAAATCAAGCTGCCAAACGGCGTGCAGCTCTTTTTGCTGCGGGATACCAGTACCCCGACCGTGACCCTCAGCGGCGCGGTGCGCGCCGGACGTGAGTTCGACACGAGCGCCAAGGCGGGCCTGGCCGACCTGGTCGCCGCAAACCTGCTTTCGGGCACCCGGTCACGCAGCGCGGACCAGCTTGGCAACCTGCTCGACGACAACGGCGTAAGTCTCGGCGCCAGCGCCAGCCGCTATCAGGTCAGCCTGAACGGGGCCAGCACCAGCACGACCTTGCCGGTGCTGATCGACGCCCTGACCGACGTGCTGCAGAACGCCATCTTTCCCGCCGATGAATTTCAGCTCAGCCGTGAACGGACACTGCAGGGTATTCGTGTCCGCGAGGACAACCCCAGCAGCGTCGCGCAGCGGGTGTTTCAGCAGACGCTGTACCCGGAAGGCAATCCCTTTCACCCGTTCAGCAGCACCGAAAGCGTTGGTCAGCTGACGCGCACCGACCTCGAAGCGTTCTACAAAACGCACTACCGTCCGGACAACACCATCATTTCGATTGTGGGTGACTTCGATCCGGCGCGGGTGCGCGCGCTGCTCACCGAGAAACTCGGAAACTGGCAGGCCAGCGGTCCCGTTCCCAGCGTGACGTATCCTGCTGCCCGCAAACCGCAGGGCGTCGTCCGCCAAAATCCGGCGCTGCCGGGCAAGACGCAGGCAGTCACCTTTCTCGGGTATCCTTCGATCGACCGCAAAGACCCGAACTACTACTCATCATTGATTCTCAATCAGGTGCTGGGCGGCGACACGCTTTCCAGCCGTCTGGGCAGCGAAATCCGCGACCGGCTGGGGCTGACGTACGGAGTGCAGAGCGCTTTCCAGGCCAGCGTGCAGCCCGGTCCCTTCACGGTGGTGCTGCAGACCAACCCGGCTGACGCGAACCGCGCCGTGGACGCCACGCTCGCCTTGATTCGTGATGTGCGCGAACGGGGACTCAGCGTCAGCGAGGTCGAAACCGCCAAAAAGTCCATTTTGAGCAGTTACGCCATCGCCCTGGCCGATCCGGGAAATCTGGCCGGTACGTTCACGGGAAACGCCATTCTGGGCCTGCCTCAACGCGAGTTGCGTGATTTCCAGGCGAAGATCAGCGCCATCACGCCCCAGAACGTCAACGCCGCCGCTCGCGTATTGCTCGATCCGCAAAACATCCTGATCGTGACCGCTGGACCTCCGCAGAACCGTTGA
- a CDS encoding DNA glycosylase AlkZ-like family protein: MSVTVQQLRAFALSRSLDCGSDLASVIRSLGFVQADPIRAPARAQDLILMQRLPGYRAGDLERHYPSLDIEEDMLQNYGFVPRDVQVLVHPREIGTLKIESAAPGLSARVLDFVRERGAVHPRDLDEHFGRVQVGNYWGGTSNAATRVLDGLHYRGELRVVRRDKGVRVYEAAHHLHALRERPLPREEQARGLLGLLLRQLAPVSTTSLGYVVSLLGYGAPHLKTELRAALKGLEASRATVDGVTYLWPVGELPDGASSRRVRLLAPFDPLVWDRRRFAHLHGWSYKFEAYVPAPKRVLGYYALPLLWEDQAIGWANLRVVKPGKGPAELRHDVGFVAGQPKSKAFQRALNSELDRYRAFLGLDDEGSLSAAPA, translated from the coding sequence ATGTCGGTTACCGTACAGCAGCTTCGTGCGTTCGCGTTGTCGCGTTCGCTCGACTGCGGAAGTGATCTGGCCAGCGTGATCAGGTCACTCGGCTTTGTGCAGGCTGATCCCATTCGCGCCCCGGCGCGTGCCCAGGACCTGATCCTGATGCAGCGCCTGCCCGGTTACCGCGCGGGCGACCTGGAGCGGCACTACCCGAGCCTGGATATCGAAGAGGACATGCTGCAGAACTACGGATTCGTGCCCCGTGACGTGCAGGTCCTCGTTCATCCGCGTGAGATCGGAACCCTCAAGATCGAGAGCGCCGCGCCGGGCCTCAGCGCGCGGGTGCTCGATTTCGTGCGTGAACGGGGTGCAGTGCATCCACGCGACCTCGATGAGCACTTCGGACGCGTACAGGTCGGAAATTACTGGGGCGGGACCAGCAACGCTGCCACCCGGGTGCTCGACGGGTTGCACTACCGTGGTGAATTGCGGGTGGTGCGGCGCGACAAGGGCGTGCGGGTGTACGAGGCCGCGCATCACCTGCACGCCTTGCGCGAGCGCCCGCTGCCGCGCGAGGAGCAGGCGCGCGGTCTGCTCGGCTTGCTGCTGCGGCAACTCGCGCCCGTCTCGACGACCAGCCTGGGGTACGTGGTGAGCCTGCTGGGGTACGGCGCCCCGCACCTGAAAACAGAGCTGCGCGCGGCCCTGAAAGGCCTGGAGGCGAGCCGCGCCACCGTTGACGGAGTGACTTACCTGTGGCCCGTGGGGGAACTTCCGGACGGCGCCTCATCTCGGCGGGTACGGTTGCTGGCCCCCTTCGACCCCCTCGTGTGGGACCGGCGCCGTTTCGCCCACCTGCACGGCTGGAGCTACAAATTCGAGGCGTACGTTCCCGCGCCCAAGCGGGTGCTGGGTTACTACGCGCTGCCACTGCTGTGGGAAGACCAGGCCATCGGCTGGGCCAACCTGCGGGTAGTGAAACCCGGGAAAGGCCCCGCAGAGCTGCGCCATGACGTCGGCTTCGTGGCAGGCCAGCCGAAATCAAAAGCCTTTCAGCGGGCGCTGAATTCCGAACTGGACCGCTACCGTGCTTTTCTGGGCCTGGATGACGAAGGAAGCCTGTCGGCCGCTCCGGCCTAA